The nucleotide window CAATAATTTTTTCACCGTTGCGCTTTAGAATTAAATCAACTCCACCATCAGCCCCAGCTTGTGTCTCGTATACTAGATAACCAAGTTTTTTATAAACTTCGCCAACGAGCATTTCAAATTCTCGCCAAGTAATGTTTTTAAGAGGATCTTTCTTGGATTCGAAAGCATTAAGGAAGCCCAAAATGCCATTGCCAGACATTCTAGATATCAGAGATTTACGATGAAGAGCTTTAAAAAATGTGACTACGGCAATGAATGCAATTAATAACGATATTGGTTCAGCCAGACTCGATATCCCATTAGACAAACTTTTAAATGCAGCTGACTGAAAGTGCATTGAAGGTATTTGATATTTGAAAAATATATAACTTAAGTAACTTAATATCGCATTCACCCACCAAGGTAAAACCAACATTAAATCTATTATTGAATCATTCCTTTTCGCCATAGTTAATCCCTTTAAAGTAAGCTTTCGCTTAATTTAACTTGCTACTAAATTTTTTTAAAGGCTTTTAAGAAGTTACTTGGATGTTGGTGAAAATGACTCGTATGAAACTCGTATACTTTTCCTCCCAAACAATAACAGTGGAGTTATCCAATAAAAGGAAAACTTTGACGATATAAATCACCGCAACATAAAAGATAACGGCGACACATTGTACGCCCTATACTGCGCACCAGCTCACATCTTAAAAAGCCAATATAATCAGTTAGATATCTAGCCCTCAATTCGCTACATGCAATAAACCCGACTATACTCTTTGCATAATACTAATTTACGCTTAAAGACAGTGCGTACAGGTCTTGAGTCAGGGATACCCTAGTGCTGTTTAATTCATTGTCGTTTGTTTTATTTTTACTCATTGTTCTTGCCCTTCATTACGCGCCATTTTCTTGGCGTATCAAAAAGAGCAATTTACTTATTGCCAGCTATTTATTTTATGCCGCGTGGAACCCACCTTTTGTTGTGTTGTTATGGATTTCCACAATTGTCGATTGGCATGTCGCCAACTGGATGTTTAAAGAGCAAAAGCAACATAAACGGCGATTGTTATTATTACTGAGCCTAGCCACCAACTTGGGCATTTTGGGTTATTTTAAATATGGTGAGTTTTTACTGGAGAATTGGCAATGGTTGATGGCCAGTTTCGGTATTGATTATCAAGTGCCTGAATGGTCAATTATATTGCCTGTTGGCGTCAGCTTTTACACGTTTCAAACAATGGCTTACTCGTTAGATATATATTTAAAGAGAGCAGAGCCAGCCAAATCATTTTTAGATTTTTCTTTATTTGTGACCTTTTTCCCACAATTAGTTGCCGGACCGATTGTCCGCCCGACTCATTTAATTCCGCAATTTGCACAGCCCCACTTAGCCAACTTAAAACAGTTTGGTTGGGGGTTAGGCTTGATTATTTTAGGGCTGTTCCAAAAAGTGGTGATTGCCGATGGGTTATTATCGCCAGCCGCTGAAACGGTCTACAACAGTAAAGATTCAGTGACGTTTATTGATGCCTGGTTAGGCACGTTTGCCTTTGCTGGGCAAATATTTTCAGACTTTGCTGGTTACTCGACAACGGCCATAGGTGTCGCGCTTTGTTTAGGCTTTTCATTGCCAACCAACTTTAGATTCCCATACGCAGCCATTGGCTTTTCCGACTTTTGGCGGCGCTGGCATATATCGCTTTCTACGTGGTTGCGAGATTACCTATACATCCCGTTAGGCGGCAACAGAATGAGCAGCATACGTACCCAAATAAACTTGATGCTTACCATGTTGCTCGGTGGCTTATGGCATGGTGCCAGTTGGAACTTTGTAATTTGGGGGGGCTTACATGGTGGCTTTTTAGTGATTGAGCGATTTACCCGTAAACGATGGGGAGAGTTGGTGATTTTAAAATCGACACTGGCTTCATTTTGTTTGATGTTATTAACCTTTGCGGCAGTTAACATCACCTGGGTATTCTTTCGTGCTAAAGACTTCACGACCTCCTCACAAATTATCAGTTCCATGTTTGGCTTTGCCCCTGATAATGCAGCAACACCGCTACCTACGTTATATATTGTTGAAGTGCTCGTGGTGGTATCTTTATTAATTTCGGCTCATTGGTACATGCGTAACTCTACTTTAGAAGATACCGTCAAAACAATGCCCTCTTGGCTAGTCGTTTGCTTATTGACCATCATGACCTTTACCATCGTTATTACACAGGGAACAGGCAATGCCTTTATTTACTTCCAATTCTAAAATTGTATATCGAGATATACCTGAACAGCCTTGGGGCAAGATAATAATCACCTCTTTGCTATTATCTTTATTGCTGTTGGTAGGTTGGGAGTTGCTTGCTAGAAAAATGCACCATCAACCCGGCGGTTACCTAAGTGGTATGGATGCCATGTGGGCAAACGAAAGACGAAAACTTGATTCTCCCGATCATAATATTCGAGTCGTATTGACTGGCTCAAGCAGACTTTTGTGGGCTGCCGATTTAAATATTATGGAGCAACAATTAGGTACACGCCCATTGCAACTGGCATTACCTGGAACAAGCCCTGCACTATTTGTCGAAGACATCGTCGAAAACACCGACTTTGATGGCATCATATTAGTCGGCGTAACACCTTTTTTATTCAATTGGTTAACTGAAGGCTACTTTGGTAAAGATGCTTTTCAACGCTATCATAGTGAATCACCTTCACAATGGTTAAGTACCAAGTTACATGATCCCTTAGCCAAAAACTTTGGCTTTATTGATGAAGCGTTTTCGTTATTTGAATTGGTCGATCACTATGTTGCTTTACCTGAACGGAAAAACTCAAAGGTGCTAAATCAACAGGGTTGGAAGTTAGGTGATGTTTACCAAGACAGACAAACTGACATGTGGGCTCCCGTTGAGCAAGAAGGCAGCTTCGACAACCAGCAAATATTAAATTTCTGGTTACCAGGGTTAAATTTAAACAAGCTTAAAACAGCGGAAGAAATGGCACAAATGACTGATGAAGCCGTCAATTTCTTTCGCCCTCTAATAACCAAATTACGCCAGCGTGGTGGGGATATGGTATTTATTCGCATGCCGTCAAGAGGGCTTTATTTAGAGCGTGATGTAAAGAGCAATTACCGAGAACTTTCTTGGCAACCTATGATAGAAGCGCTAAACGTACCAGCCATTAATACCATGGACTTTCCTGAACTTTCTAGCCAGTTAGAAATTCCAGAATGGTCTCATTTATCAAGAAAAAGTCAGGATGTATGGTCTGAGAAAATCATTGCCTATATTGAAGAGGCTTACTATCAGAATCGCAAGGCCGACATCAATGATCTCTTAAAAACAAAACAGCCGTTGGAGAATTAAATTATGACAATACTCATCGCTATTGATTTTTCTGAGGTCTCCAACTCAGTGATCAATGCACTACCTGACTTAGTGCAAATTGAAGATGAAATTCATATACTGCACGTTGGCGAACCGAACCCTGAATTTGTCGGCTTTGACGTTGGCCCAACGTCTGTTAAAGAGCAATTAGATGACGAGTTTGAAAAACAAACACTGAAACTAAATCAGCTCACCTTAACACTCGTAAAACAAGGTTATAGCGTTAAAACAATTCATGTAACAGGTGTAATCGTAGATGAAATCGTTGAATATTCGCAAAAAATAAAGGCAAAGATGATTATATTAGGTCGCCATGGTCACAGTGCTATTTACAATATATTAGTCGGCAGTGTTGCTGAGGCGGTACTAAAGCGCTCGGCAATTCCTGTTTTGTTAGTGCCCAAATAACGTCTAATGTGTATCCGAATAAAATACCGCTGTCATAATAGAGCCTAGAAGCATTGCAGATTGCGCAAAAATTAAAGACGCCCTCGAGCGTCTTTTTTAATTCTAAACGGTGGTGTCAGAAATTGAATCGCTTGACCGCTACTTAAGGCATCACCTTCTCAAAATATTCCACCAGCATACGTTTGTCATAGCCAATCATTTCATCCGCGGCTCTGCCAAATAGTGTTCGGCTCAGGTAGCCCATATCTTTGATATCAGCAGTCTCTTCTCGGACAACCTTACCATCGGCATCTTTAATAACGTATTCGAATGACATTCTTGGAATATAAACGTCTTTTAATACACGTATTTCCTGCATATTGAATCGAGTCTCACCGGCCAAATCAATGTTGGTAAATTTAATATCAATGGTGACGCCTTTACCTTCAAAGTGGTCCGCTAACGCTTCCGCCAACTTATCAGCCACACTCTGCTCGAAATCAGACTGTATGCCGATATTCCCGGTGTCTATATCATTAAAGTCACTGGGATTTAGCAATGTGACGGTAGCCGATCTATCCGTCGCGGAAACAGTTGAGGGTTTTTCCGTGGTGTTCGAACACGACGCAAGTAGCACCACCACCATAAGAGTTAATAATTTGTGCATTTTATTCTCCTGCCTTGCTTTAATTTTAGTCGCCATTGACTGATCAGTACACTGTTTATCAAATACAGCTTGTTAGTTTCAATAACAACTCCCCAGCAAACGCTTTATGAGCCAGGCTTTTGGTCAACACCAGCTTAATGAACACGTTAGACTCTCACCGCTGACCAAGTTCAAATAAATCGTTACAAAAATAAAGCTAATAATTTCAATGGATTATTGCCCATTAAAATTAATAATGCTAACGTTCAGGCGCCATTATGATTTGTTATGGCGTATATTTTATAAGGATTTGAAATGAAAAAACTTACAACAATTGCCTCTCTAGTTGCCTTATCACTCGCTTCATTTGCCTCTACTGCCGCTGAATCACCAAACTGGAGATTCATCGAAGGTTCGTATGTATCAGCTGAAGTCGATGACTCTGACATTGATTATGAACCAGATGGATTTGGTATTGCCGGTTCAACGTTAATCGGTGAAAACGTAATCTTAGGCGCTAGTTACAGCTCCGTTTCTGATGACATTTACGGTATTGATGTTGACTTAATGCAAGGTGAAGCGCACCTTGGCTATCGCTACGGCGCGACAAAGACAACGGATATCTTTGGTAAAGTGTCATATCAATACATTGAGCTTGAAGCAGACTCTGAGTCTATTGATGACAGTGGTTACGGTTTACACCTTGGCGTTCGTTCAATGCTAACACCATCATTTGAGCTTGGCGCTGAAATCGCTCACATTGATATCGATGATGAAACAGATACTATTCTGTCAGCGTCAGGTTACTACCATATTAATGAGAGTTTCTCGATTGGTCTTGGTTACGCGGTTTCTGATGAAATCGACACCATGTCGGCATCTGCTCGTTTGTCATTCTAATCACAAACTATCGGTGTCATTTATGCCTGGCGCGACATTAAGTGCCGGGCATTATCTTTGCTAACAATTCATATCATTCTAACAATTTAAACCCTTCAAATAGCTCAAACCGTTCAAATATTAAATAC belongs to Thalassotalea sp. HSM 43 and includes:
- a CDS encoding universal stress protein, encoding MTILIAIDFSEVSNSVINALPDLVQIEDEIHILHVGEPNPEFVGFDVGPTSVKEQLDDEFEKQTLKLNQLTLTLVKQGYSVKTIHVTGVIVDEIVEYSQKIKAKMIILGRHGHSAIYNILVGSVAEAVLKRSAIPVLLVPK
- a CDS encoding MBOAT family O-acyltransferase: MLFNSLSFVLFLLIVLALHYAPFSWRIKKSNLLIASYLFYAAWNPPFVVLLWISTIVDWHVANWMFKEQKQHKRRLLLLLSLATNLGILGYFKYGEFLLENWQWLMASFGIDYQVPEWSIILPVGVSFYTFQTMAYSLDIYLKRAEPAKSFLDFSLFVTFFPQLVAGPIVRPTHLIPQFAQPHLANLKQFGWGLGLIILGLFQKVVIADGLLSPAAETVYNSKDSVTFIDAWLGTFAFAGQIFSDFAGYSTTAIGVALCLGFSLPTNFRFPYAAIGFSDFWRRWHISLSTWLRDYLYIPLGGNRMSSIRTQINLMLTMLLGGLWHGASWNFVIWGGLHGGFLVIERFTRKRWGELVILKSTLASFCLMLLTFAAVNITWVFFRAKDFTTSSQIISSMFGFAPDNAATPLPTLYIVEVLVVVSLLISAHWYMRNSTLEDTVKTMPSWLVVCLLTIMTFTIVITQGTGNAFIYFQF
- a CDS encoding restriction endonuclease, with the protein product MAKRNDSIIDLMLVLPWWVNAILSYLSYIFFKYQIPSMHFQSAAFKSLSNGISSLAEPISLLIAFIAVVTFFKALHRKSLISRMSGNGILGFLNAFESKKDPLKNITWREFEMLVGEVYKKLGYLVYETQAGADGGVDLILKRNGEKIIVQCKQWRTQKIGVKTVRELYGVMVAESADRAIVMCSGTYTAESYVFAKGKPLDLIGGSQLREMIDSVSTNRTIETLPKLNEKNCTSCGNPMLIRIAKRGPNSGNKFWGCSTFPRCRRTEEY
- a CDS encoding porin family protein; this encodes MKKLTTIASLVALSLASFASTAAESPNWRFIEGSYVSAEVDDSDIDYEPDGFGIAGSTLIGENVILGASYSSVSDDIYGIDVDLMQGEAHLGYRYGATKTTDIFGKVSYQYIELEADSESIDDSGYGLHLGVRSMLTPSFELGAEIAHIDIDDETDTILSASGYYHINESFSIGLGYAVSDEIDTMSASARLSF
- a CDS encoding DUF3016 domain-containing protein — protein: MHKLLTLMVVVLLASCSNTTEKPSTVSATDRSATVTLLNPSDFNDIDTGNIGIQSDFEQSVADKLAEALADHFEGKGVTIDIKFTNIDLAGETRFNMQEIRVLKDVYIPRMSFEYVIKDADGKVVREETADIKDMGYLSRTLFGRAADEMIGYDKRMLVEYFEKVMP